One genomic window of Garra rufa chromosome 2, GarRuf1.0, whole genome shotgun sequence includes the following:
- the LOC141325129 gene encoding NACHT, LRR and PYD domains-containing protein 12-like isoform X3, with translation MNQPQDSTYPGVRHEVLNTFRSNLMKKFERLYEGTVTQGNPTLLNEIYTELYITESESGEISNEHEVRQIETQSRRAATEDTAIKCNHIFRPLPGQDKAIRTVLTKGVAGIGKTVSVQKFILDWAEGKENQDVQLIFPLPFREINLMKNKTLSLSDLLHVFFPETKEMEISSYKYKVLFIFDGLDECRLPLDFKSNVKLCNISESASVDVLLMNLIVGNLLPSALIWITSRPAAADLIPSECVHRVTEVRGFNEPQKEEYFRKRISDQSLADRIISHLKSSRSLYIMCHIPVFCWISAAVLEKMLSPAESGEIPKTLTQMYTHFLILQTNIKHEKDYEKKVTDEDMILKLGKVAFEQLVKGNLIFYEEDLRECGIDVTEASVYSGLCTQIFREEFGLYQGKVFCFVHLSIQEHLAALYVHLSWTNHNRNVFESITKQSLWSKVKDWFLLNLCELHQRAVDEALQSKNGHLDLFLRFLLGLSVESHQILLQRIMKMKRSSSDRNEKTVEFIKEKIRTIDSPEKSINLFHCLNELGDRSLVEEIQQYLKLGHLSKAKLSSSHWSAAIFVLLTSEEEMNKFRLDKFFEGKNKAENMKVLQKLLPVIKESRSVQLFNCGITDEDCAALASALRSNPSHLRQLNLSGNKLGDSVKQLSDVLQNPHCKLEILRLYGCSITDKGCAALASALRSNPSHLRELDLSWNKLGDSVKLLSDVLQNPHCKLETLRLRDCGVTDEGCAALTSALRSNPSHLRELYLSKNKLGYSLKLLSDVLQNPHCKLEILWLRDCGITDEGCAALASALRSNPSHLRELNLSWNKLGDSVKLLSDVLQNPHCKLEKLWLIECSVTDEGVTALVSALRSNPLHLRELHLSFNKLGDSCKKLLSDLKNDPHYKLERLSY, from the exons ATGAATCAACCACAAGACAGCACGTATCCTGGTGTAAG GCATGAAGTCCTCAACACGTTTAgatcaaatctgatgaagaagttTGAGCGTCTGTATGAGGGAACAGTGACGCAGGGAAACCCAACACTcctgaatgagatctacacagagctctacatcacagagagtgagagtggagagatcagtaatgagcatgaggtgagacagattgagacacaatccaggagagcagcaacagaggacacagccatcaaatgcaatcacatctttagacctttacctggacaagacaaagccatcagaactgtgctgacaaagggagtcgctggcattggaaaaacagtctctgtgcagaagttcatcctggactgggctgaagggaaagagaatcaggacgtccagctcatatttccacttccttttAGAGAAATCAACTTGATGAAGAACAAAACACTCAGTCTTTCAGATCTTCTCCATGTCTTTTTTCCTGAAACTAAAGAAATGGAAATATCCAGTTATAAATATAAAGtgttgttcatctttgatggtctggatgagtgtcgtCTGCCTCTGGACTTTAAGAGTAATGTGAAACTGTGTAATATATCTGAATCAGCCTCAGTGGATGTGCTGCTGATGAACCTCATTGTGGGgaatctgcttccctctgctctcatctggatcacctccagaccagcagcagctgatctcatcccctctgagtgtgtccatcgagtgacagaggtacgaggattcaatgagccacagaaggaggaatacttcaggaagagaatcagtgatcagagtctggccgacaggatcatctcacacctgaagtcatcaaggagcctctacatcatgtgccacatcccagtgttctgctggatctcagccgctgttctagagaagatgttgagtccagcagagagtggagagattcccaagactctcactcaaatgtacacacacttcctgatcCTTCAGACCAACATCAAACATGAGAAGGACTATGAGAAGAAGGTGACAGATGAAGACATGATCCTCAAACTGGGGAAAGTGGCTTTTGAGCAGCTTGTGAAAGGAAACCTGATCTTCTATGAGGAAGACCTGAGAGAGTGTGGCATTGATGTGACAGAAGCATCAGTGTACTCAGGATTGTGcactcagatcttcagagaggagtttGGCTTGTATCAGGGGAAAGTCTTCTGCTTTGTTCATCTGAGCATTCAGGAACATCTAGCAGCTCTATATGTGCACCTCTCCTGGACAAACCACAACAGAAATGTGTTTGAGTCAATCACCAAACAGAGTTTATGGTCTAAAGTGAAGGACTGGTTTCTACTCAATTTATGTGAGCTGCATCAGAGAGCTGTGGATGAGGCTCTACAGAGTAAAaatggacatctggatcttttTCTGCGGTTCCTTCTGGGTTTGTCAGTGGAGTCTCATCAGATTCTTCTACAACGAATAATGAAGATGAAAAGAAGCAGCTCTGACAGAAATGAGAAAACAGTTGAGTTCATCAAGGAAAAGATCAGGACCATTGACTCTCCAgagaaatccatcaatctgttccactgtctgaatgaactgggtGATCGTTCACTAGTGGAGGAAATACAACAGTATCTGAAATTAGGGCATTTAAGTAAAGCCAAACTCTCTTCATCTCATTGGTCAGCTGCAAtttttgtgttgttgacatcagaaGAGGAAATGAATAAGTTTCGTCTTGATAAATTTTTTGAAGGAAAGAATAAGGCTGAAAATATGAAAGTTCTTCAGAAGTTGCTGCCTGTGATTAAAGAATCCAGATCAGTTCA GTTGTTTAATTGTGGCATCACAGATGAAGattgtgctgctctggcttcagctctgagatcaaacccctcacacctgagacaacTGAATCTGTCTGGAaataaactaggagattcagtgaagcagctttctgatgtactacagaatcctcactgtaaactggagatacTGAG gttgtATGGTTGTAGCATCACAGataaaggttgtgctgctctggcttcagctctgagatcaaacccctcacacctgagagaactggatctgtcgtggaataaactaggagattcagtgaagctgctttctgatgtactacagaatcctcactgtaaactggagacactGAG gttgagggattgtggcgtcacagatgaaggttgtgctgctctgacttcagctctgagatcaaacccctcacacctgagagaactgtaTCTGTCTAAGAATAAACTAGGATATTCATtgaagctgctttctgatgtactacagaatcctcactgtaaactggagatacTGTG GCTGAGGGATTGTGGCATCACAGacgaaggttgtgctgctctggcttcagctctaagatcaaacccctcacacctgagagaactgaatctgtcttggaataaactaggagattcagtgaagctgctttctgatgtactacagaatcctcactgtaaactggagaaactgtg gttgatTGAGTGTAGTGTCACAGATGAAGGTGTTACTGCTCTGGTTTccgctctgagatcaaaccccttaCACCTGAGAGAACTGCACCTGTCATTTAATAAACTAGGAGATTCTTGTAAGAAGTTACTCTCTGATCTGAAGAACGATCCACATTATAAACTGGAGAGATTATCCTATT GA
- the LOC141325129 gene encoding NACHT, LRR and PYD domains-containing protein 12-like isoform X1, translating to MRSDASLPHPVNFLKNYESIGHPQNLRSVYQKKSEPESSCVSMRTDVSLPHPVNFLKSDDTRFNLKSILPPRSVTEPICKRYDQPMNQPQDSTYPGVRHEVLNTFRSNLMKKFERLYEGTVTQGNPTLLNEIYTELYITESESGEISNEHEVRQIETQSRRAATEDTAIKCNHIFRPLPGQDKAIRTVLTKGVAGIGKTVSVQKFILDWAEGKENQDVQLIFPLPFREINLMKNKTLSLSDLLHVFFPETKEMEISSYKYKVLFIFDGLDECRLPLDFKSNVKLCNISESASVDVLLMNLIVGNLLPSALIWITSRPAAADLIPSECVHRVTEVRGFNEPQKEEYFRKRISDQSLADRIISHLKSSRSLYIMCHIPVFCWISAAVLEKMLSPAESGEIPKTLTQMYTHFLILQTNIKHEKDYEKKVTDEDMILKLGKVAFEQLVKGNLIFYEEDLRECGIDVTEASVYSGLCTQIFREEFGLYQGKVFCFVHLSIQEHLAALYVHLSWTNHNRNVFESITKQSLWSKVKDWFLLNLCELHQRAVDEALQSKNGHLDLFLRFLLGLSVESHQILLQRIMKMKRSSSDRNEKTVEFIKEKIRTIDSPEKSINLFHCLNELGDRSLVEEIQQYLKLGHLSKAKLSSSHWSAAIFVLLTSEEEMNKFRLDKFFEGKNKAENMKVLQKLLPVIKESRSVQLFNCGITDEDCAALASALRSNPSHLRQLNLSGNKLGDSVKQLSDVLQNPHCKLEILRLYGCSITDKGCAALASALRSNPSHLRELDLSWNKLGDSVKLLSDVLQNPHCKLETLRLRDCGVTDEGCAALTSALRSNPSHLRELYLSKNKLGYSLKLLSDVLQNPHCKLEILWLRDCGITDEGCAALASALRSNPSHLRELNLSWNKLGDSVKLLSDVLQNPHCKLEKLWLIECSVTDEGVTALVSALRSNPLHLRELHLSFNKLGDSCKKLLSDLKNDPHYKLERLSY from the exons GCATGAAGTCCTCAACACGTTTAgatcaaatctgatgaagaagttTGAGCGTCTGTATGAGGGAACAGTGACGCAGGGAAACCCAACACTcctgaatgagatctacacagagctctacatcacagagagtgagagtggagagatcagtaatgagcatgaggtgagacagattgagacacaatccaggagagcagcaacagaggacacagccatcaaatgcaatcacatctttagacctttacctggacaagacaaagccatcagaactgtgctgacaaagggagtcgctggcattggaaaaacagtctctgtgcagaagttcatcctggactgggctgaagggaaagagaatcaggacgtccagctcatatttccacttccttttAGAGAAATCAACTTGATGAAGAACAAAACACTCAGTCTTTCAGATCTTCTCCATGTCTTTTTTCCTGAAACTAAAGAAATGGAAATATCCAGTTATAAATATAAAGtgttgttcatctttgatggtctggatgagtgtcgtCTGCCTCTGGACTTTAAGAGTAATGTGAAACTGTGTAATATATCTGAATCAGCCTCAGTGGATGTGCTGCTGATGAACCTCATTGTGGGgaatctgcttccctctgctctcatctggatcacctccagaccagcagcagctgatctcatcccctctgagtgtgtccatcgagtgacagaggtacgaggattcaatgagccacagaaggaggaatacttcaggaagagaatcagtgatcagagtctggccgacaggatcatctcacacctgaagtcatcaaggagcctctacatcatgtgccacatcccagtgttctgctggatctcagccgctgttctagagaagatgttgagtccagcagagagtggagagattcccaagactctcactcaaatgtacacacacttcctgatcCTTCAGACCAACATCAAACATGAGAAGGACTATGAGAAGAAGGTGACAGATGAAGACATGATCCTCAAACTGGGGAAAGTGGCTTTTGAGCAGCTTGTGAAAGGAAACCTGATCTTCTATGAGGAAGACCTGAGAGAGTGTGGCATTGATGTGACAGAAGCATCAGTGTACTCAGGATTGTGcactcagatcttcagagaggagtttGGCTTGTATCAGGGGAAAGTCTTCTGCTTTGTTCATCTGAGCATTCAGGAACATCTAGCAGCTCTATATGTGCACCTCTCCTGGACAAACCACAACAGAAATGTGTTTGAGTCAATCACCAAACAGAGTTTATGGTCTAAAGTGAAGGACTGGTTTCTACTCAATTTATGTGAGCTGCATCAGAGAGCTGTGGATGAGGCTCTACAGAGTAAAaatggacatctggatcttttTCTGCGGTTCCTTCTGGGTTTGTCAGTGGAGTCTCATCAGATTCTTCTACAACGAATAATGAAGATGAAAAGAAGCAGCTCTGACAGAAATGAGAAAACAGTTGAGTTCATCAAGGAAAAGATCAGGACCATTGACTCTCCAgagaaatccatcaatctgttccactgtctgaatgaactgggtGATCGTTCACTAGTGGAGGAAATACAACAGTATCTGAAATTAGGGCATTTAAGTAAAGCCAAACTCTCTTCATCTCATTGGTCAGCTGCAAtttttgtgttgttgacatcagaaGAGGAAATGAATAAGTTTCGTCTTGATAAATTTTTTGAAGGAAAGAATAAGGCTGAAAATATGAAAGTTCTTCAGAAGTTGCTGCCTGTGATTAAAGAATCCAGATCAGTTCA GTTGTTTAATTGTGGCATCACAGATGAAGattgtgctgctctggcttcagctctgagatcaaacccctcacacctgagacaacTGAATCTGTCTGGAaataaactaggagattcagtgaagcagctttctgatgtactacagaatcctcactgtaaactggagatacTGAG gttgtATGGTTGTAGCATCACAGataaaggttgtgctgctctggcttcagctctgagatcaaacccctcacacctgagagaactggatctgtcgtggaataaactaggagattcagtgaagctgctttctgatgtactacagaatcctcactgtaaactggagacactGAG gttgagggattgtggcgtcacagatgaaggttgtgctgctctgacttcagctctgagatcaaacccctcacacctgagagaactgtaTCTGTCTAAGAATAAACTAGGATATTCATtgaagctgctttctgatgtactacagaatcctcactgtaaactggagatacTGTG GCTGAGGGATTGTGGCATCACAGacgaaggttgtgctgctctggcttcagctctaagatcaaacccctcacacctgagagaactgaatctgtcttggaataaactaggagattcagtgaagctgctttctgatgtactacagaatcctcactgtaaactggagaaactgtg gttgatTGAGTGTAGTGTCACAGATGAAGGTGTTACTGCTCTGGTTTccgctctgagatcaaaccccttaCACCTGAGAGAACTGCACCTGTCATTTAATAAACTAGGAGATTCTTGTAAGAAGTTACTCTCTGATCTGAAGAACGATCCACATTATAAACTGGAGAGATTATCCTATT GA
- the LOC141325129 gene encoding NACHT, LRR and PYD domains-containing protein 12-like isoform X2 — protein MRSDASLPHPVNFLKNYESIGHPQNLRSVYQKKSEPESSCVSMRTDVSLPHPVNFLKSDDTRFNLKSVTEPICKRYDQPMNQPQDSTYPGVRHEVLNTFRSNLMKKFERLYEGTVTQGNPTLLNEIYTELYITESESGEISNEHEVRQIETQSRRAATEDTAIKCNHIFRPLPGQDKAIRTVLTKGVAGIGKTVSVQKFILDWAEGKENQDVQLIFPLPFREINLMKNKTLSLSDLLHVFFPETKEMEISSYKYKVLFIFDGLDECRLPLDFKSNVKLCNISESASVDVLLMNLIVGNLLPSALIWITSRPAAADLIPSECVHRVTEVRGFNEPQKEEYFRKRISDQSLADRIISHLKSSRSLYIMCHIPVFCWISAAVLEKMLSPAESGEIPKTLTQMYTHFLILQTNIKHEKDYEKKVTDEDMILKLGKVAFEQLVKGNLIFYEEDLRECGIDVTEASVYSGLCTQIFREEFGLYQGKVFCFVHLSIQEHLAALYVHLSWTNHNRNVFESITKQSLWSKVKDWFLLNLCELHQRAVDEALQSKNGHLDLFLRFLLGLSVESHQILLQRIMKMKRSSSDRNEKTVEFIKEKIRTIDSPEKSINLFHCLNELGDRSLVEEIQQYLKLGHLSKAKLSSSHWSAAIFVLLTSEEEMNKFRLDKFFEGKNKAENMKVLQKLLPVIKESRSVQLFNCGITDEDCAALASALRSNPSHLRQLNLSGNKLGDSVKQLSDVLQNPHCKLEILRLYGCSITDKGCAALASALRSNPSHLRELDLSWNKLGDSVKLLSDVLQNPHCKLETLRLRDCGVTDEGCAALTSALRSNPSHLRELYLSKNKLGYSLKLLSDVLQNPHCKLEILWLRDCGITDEGCAALASALRSNPSHLRELNLSWNKLGDSVKLLSDVLQNPHCKLEKLWLIECSVTDEGVTALVSALRSNPLHLRELHLSFNKLGDSCKKLLSDLKNDPHYKLERLSY, from the exons GCATGAAGTCCTCAACACGTTTAgatcaaatctgatgaagaagttTGAGCGTCTGTATGAGGGAACAGTGACGCAGGGAAACCCAACACTcctgaatgagatctacacagagctctacatcacagagagtgagagtggagagatcagtaatgagcatgaggtgagacagattgagacacaatccaggagagcagcaacagaggacacagccatcaaatgcaatcacatctttagacctttacctggacaagacaaagccatcagaactgtgctgacaaagggagtcgctggcattggaaaaacagtctctgtgcagaagttcatcctggactgggctgaagggaaagagaatcaggacgtccagctcatatttccacttccttttAGAGAAATCAACTTGATGAAGAACAAAACACTCAGTCTTTCAGATCTTCTCCATGTCTTTTTTCCTGAAACTAAAGAAATGGAAATATCCAGTTATAAATATAAAGtgttgttcatctttgatggtctggatgagtgtcgtCTGCCTCTGGACTTTAAGAGTAATGTGAAACTGTGTAATATATCTGAATCAGCCTCAGTGGATGTGCTGCTGATGAACCTCATTGTGGGgaatctgcttccctctgctctcatctggatcacctccagaccagcagcagctgatctcatcccctctgagtgtgtccatcgagtgacagaggtacgaggattcaatgagccacagaaggaggaatacttcaggaagagaatcagtgatcagagtctggccgacaggatcatctcacacctgaagtcatcaaggagcctctacatcatgtgccacatcccagtgttctgctggatctcagccgctgttctagagaagatgttgagtccagcagagagtggagagattcccaagactctcactcaaatgtacacacacttcctgatcCTTCAGACCAACATCAAACATGAGAAGGACTATGAGAAGAAGGTGACAGATGAAGACATGATCCTCAAACTGGGGAAAGTGGCTTTTGAGCAGCTTGTGAAAGGAAACCTGATCTTCTATGAGGAAGACCTGAGAGAGTGTGGCATTGATGTGACAGAAGCATCAGTGTACTCAGGATTGTGcactcagatcttcagagaggagtttGGCTTGTATCAGGGGAAAGTCTTCTGCTTTGTTCATCTGAGCATTCAGGAACATCTAGCAGCTCTATATGTGCACCTCTCCTGGACAAACCACAACAGAAATGTGTTTGAGTCAATCACCAAACAGAGTTTATGGTCTAAAGTGAAGGACTGGTTTCTACTCAATTTATGTGAGCTGCATCAGAGAGCTGTGGATGAGGCTCTACAGAGTAAAaatggacatctggatcttttTCTGCGGTTCCTTCTGGGTTTGTCAGTGGAGTCTCATCAGATTCTTCTACAACGAATAATGAAGATGAAAAGAAGCAGCTCTGACAGAAATGAGAAAACAGTTGAGTTCATCAAGGAAAAGATCAGGACCATTGACTCTCCAgagaaatccatcaatctgttccactgtctgaatgaactgggtGATCGTTCACTAGTGGAGGAAATACAACAGTATCTGAAATTAGGGCATTTAAGTAAAGCCAAACTCTCTTCATCTCATTGGTCAGCTGCAAtttttgtgttgttgacatcagaaGAGGAAATGAATAAGTTTCGTCTTGATAAATTTTTTGAAGGAAAGAATAAGGCTGAAAATATGAAAGTTCTTCAGAAGTTGCTGCCTGTGATTAAAGAATCCAGATCAGTTCA GTTGTTTAATTGTGGCATCACAGATGAAGattgtgctgctctggcttcagctctgagatcaaacccctcacacctgagacaacTGAATCTGTCTGGAaataaactaggagattcagtgaagcagctttctgatgtactacagaatcctcactgtaaactggagatacTGAG gttgtATGGTTGTAGCATCACAGataaaggttgtgctgctctggcttcagctctgagatcaaacccctcacacctgagagaactggatctgtcgtggaataaactaggagattcagtgaagctgctttctgatgtactacagaatcctcactgtaaactggagacactGAG gttgagggattgtggcgtcacagatgaaggttgtgctgctctgacttcagctctgagatcaaacccctcacacctgagagaactgtaTCTGTCTAAGAATAAACTAGGATATTCATtgaagctgctttctgatgtactacagaatcctcactgtaaactggagatacTGTG GCTGAGGGATTGTGGCATCACAGacgaaggttgtgctgctctggcttcagctctaagatcaaacccctcacacctgagagaactgaatctgtcttggaataaactaggagattcagtgaagctgctttctgatgtactacagaatcctcactgtaaactggagaaactgtg gttgatTGAGTGTAGTGTCACAGATGAAGGTGTTACTGCTCTGGTTTccgctctgagatcaaaccccttaCACCTGAGAGAACTGCACCTGTCATTTAATAAACTAGGAGATTCTTGTAAGAAGTTACTCTCTGATCTGAAGAACGATCCACATTATAAACTGGAGAGATTATCCTATT GA